Within Myxococcus fulvus, the genomic segment CCTGCGCGAGGCGGCCATCCGCTCCGCGGAGAACGAGCGGCTGGCGGCCATCGGCCTGCTCACCTCCGGCTTCGCGCACGAGGTCCGCAACCCGCTCAACGGGTTGATGAACGCGCTGACGCCGCTCAAGGAGGTCCTGGCGGACAACACGCCGGACGCGGAGATGAGCCGCGCCATGGTGGAGGTGATGGAGGAGTGCGGCCAGCGCATCCGCCACCTCGCCGAGTCGCTCCTGTCCTTCACCCGCACCACCGACACGCCGGTGATGCTGTCCCTGGACACGCTGCTGGACTCCACGCTGGGCGTGCTGATGTGGCGCGTGCCTTCGGGCGTGACGGTGGAGCGCGCCTACGAGTGCACGCTGCCGGTGCAGGGAGACCCGGGCTCGCTCAACCAGGTGTGGCTCAACCTGCTGGACAACGCCCTGCGCGCGGTGGGCGAGCACGGCCGGGTGCGCGTGGCCACGTCCTGCCAGGGCGACGAGGCCGTCGTCACCATCAGCGACAACGGCGTGGGCATCCGCCAGGAGGACATGGAGCGGCTGTTCCAGCCCTTCTTCTCCACCCGCGCGGCGGGGGAGGGCACGGGGCTGGGACTGGCCCTGAGCCGGCGCATCGTCGTGCGCCACGGCGGCCGCATCCACCTGAGCAGCACGCCGGGCAAGGGCACCCAGGTGGAGGTGCGGCTGCCCCTGCGTCCGCCCGGGCGCTCCTCGTCGAACGGCGGCGCCGAGGGACAGTCCGAGCCCCGCGTGGGCCGGCTGGGCTGAGCCTCATGCGGGTGGAGGCTCGACTCGGCGCGGCGTGACGACGTCCGGAGGGCGGGGCGGGGGGCGGGGGAATTCTCGGCCGTCCCCGTTGTCCACTCACGCACGGCTGTCGTTGGGTCTGCTACAGTCAAGTGCTCTTTACGTCACACCCCCATCCACCCACCGAAGGAAACCTCGGCATGCAAGGAACCGTAGCCGCGGGCGCTGCCCGTCAGGGGCACCCGCGAGGGTTGTACCTCCTGTTCTTCACCGAAATGTGGGAGCGCATGTCGTATTACGGCATGCGCGGCCTGCTCGTCCTATTCCTCACGAGCCAGGTCAACGGGGGCTTCGGGTGGAGCAAGAGCGAAGCGCTCAGCCTCTACGGAACGTACACCGGCCTGGTGTACCTGACGCCCATCGTCGGCGGCTTCATCGCGGACCGCTTCATGGGGCAGCGCCGGGCGGTGGTGCTCGGTGGCGTGTTGATGATGATAGGCCACCTGGTCCTCGCGCTCCCCAGCGTGATGATGTTCTACGTGGGCCTGGGCTTCCTCATCATCGGCAACGGCTTCTTCAAGCCGAACATCTCCACCATGGTGGGCGGGCTGTACGCGCCGGGTGATGGCCGTCGGGATGGTGCCTTCACCATCTTCTACATGGGCATCAACCTGGGCGCGATGCTCGGCAACTTCATCTGCGGCACGCTGGGTGAGAAGGTCGGCTGGCACTGGGGCTTCGGCTCCGCCGGCGTCGGCATGTTCCTGGGCCTGATTGCCTTCCTCTCGCTGCAGAAGAAGCTGCTGGGGGACGTGGGCCTGGCGCCCGTGAAGCCCACGCCGCAGACGCAGGTGGCGCAGGCCGGCGGGGAGAAGAAGGGCTTCAGCCGCGATGAGATCGACCGCATCGTCGTCATCTTCATCATCGCCCTCTTCGTCGTCGCCTTCTGGGCGGGCTTCGAGCAGGCCGGCGGTCTGATGAACCTCTACACGAACGAGAAGGTGGACCGGCACATCCTGTTCGGGGAGGTCCCCACCACCTGGTTCCAGAACTTCAACTCGTTCTTCATCGTCGCGCTGGCGCCGGTGTTCGCGGGGCTGTGGGGGTGGCTGGCCGCGCGCGGCAAGGACCCGAGCATCCCGGTGAAGATGGGCATGGGCCTGGTGTTCCTCTCCATCGGCTTCGTCTTCATGCTGGGCGCCTCCAACCAGAGCGCGGATGTGGGCAAGGCGGCCGCGTACTGGGTCATCCTGGCGTACCTGTTCCACACCATGGGCGAGCTGTGCCTGTCACCGGTGGGCCTCTCCATGGTGACCAAGGTCGCGCCCCAGCGCATCGTCTCCGCGATGATGGGCGTGTGGTTCCTGGCGAACGCGGCGGCCAACAAGCTCTCCGGCGTCATCGGCGGCTACTCGGAGAAGCTGGGCGAGTTCGACATCTTCCTCTACATCTCCATCGGCACGGGCATCGCCGGCCTCATCCTCCTGGTCGTCTCGCCCGTGCTGAAGAAGATGATGCACGGCACCGACGAGGTGAAGCCCGCCTCGCCCACCAACGAGCAGGCCCAGGGCGGCTCCTCGGTGGCCGCGGCCTAGCTGGAAACGACGAGGGGCGCGCCTCCCTGAAAGGAGAAGCGCGCCCCTTGGCTTCGACGAAGCACCCGACGCCGGAGCGCCTCTCACGTGGAGGGCTCCGGCGTCGCTGTTTCTTCAGGCCGACTTCGCCGTGATTCCCGCCGCGTTGCGCTCCTCGGTGGGGAGCGGCGCGGACGTCTGGTACCAGTCGCGCACCACGTAGCGGCGGGCCACCAGCGCCATGCCCACGGCGGCGACCAGGGCCATGCCCGCGTAGAAGAAGAACTGGCCGGAGCCGGAGAAGACGTTGAGCGCCGCGGCGATGGCCACCGCCACGTTGGCCAGCGTGTTCGTCACCAGCCACACGCTCTGGATGGTGCCCTTCATCTGCCGGGGCGCCTGCGTGTACGCGAACTCCAGGCCCGTGGTGGACATCAGGATTTCGCCGAGCGTCAGCACCACGTACGGCAGGATCTGCCACGCGATGTTCAGCGTCGTGCCGCCCTCCATCGCCACCTGGAAGAAGCCGGCGATGATGAACGACACCGCGCCGAAGACGAGCCCCAGCGGCATGCGCCGCAGCGGCGTCAGCTCCCATCCCGAGCGCTGGAACAGCGGGTACACCACCGCCGTCAGGAAGGGGATGAGCAGCATCACCAGCATCGGGTTGACGAACTGCATCTGGCTGGGCTGGAAGACGAACCCGCCCACGTTCAGGTCCATGGAGCGCGCCTGCACCACCCACGTGGACGCCTTCTGGTCGAACAGCATCCAGAAGAAGGGCACGAAGGGCAGCATCAGCCCGCTCACGCGGAACACCGCCTTGGCGCCCTCCACGGCCTCGTCG encodes:
- a CDS encoding peptide MFS transporter — protein: MQGTVAAGAARQGHPRGLYLLFFTEMWERMSYYGMRGLLVLFLTSQVNGGFGWSKSEALSLYGTYTGLVYLTPIVGGFIADRFMGQRRAVVLGGVLMMIGHLVLALPSVMMFYVGLGFLIIGNGFFKPNISTMVGGLYAPGDGRRDGAFTIFYMGINLGAMLGNFICGTLGEKVGWHWGFGSAGVGMFLGLIAFLSLQKKLLGDVGLAPVKPTPQTQVAQAGGEKKGFSRDEIDRIVVIFIIALFVVAFWAGFEQAGGLMNLYTNEKVDRHILFGEVPTTWFQNFNSFFIVALAPVFAGLWGWLAARGKDPSIPVKMGMGLVFLSIGFVFMLGASNQSADVGKAAAYWVILAYLFHTMGELCLSPVGLSMVTKVAPQRIVSAMMGVWFLANAAANKLSGVIGGYSEKLGEFDIFLYISIGTGIAGLILLVVSPVLKKMMHGTDEVKPASPTNEQAQGGSSVAAA